Sequence from the Nitrosopumilus maritimus SCM1 genome:
GAATTTTCAACAAAAGTCTAAATTATAGCAATCAAGAATTCTCTTCATGGAAGAAATCTCTAGTAGAAATGTTGTAGAAGGTACTTCTCGTGCTCCACAAAGAGCAATGTACAAAGCTATGGGATTAGATGATAGTGATTTATCAAAACAAATGATTGGAGTTTGTCATACAGGAAATGAAGCAACTCCATGTAACATCCATCTTCCAAGATTAGCTCTCAAAGCAAAAGAAGGAGTTTCAGATACGGGTGCAACACCTAGAGAGTTTTCAACAATTGCAGTAAGTGACGGAATTGCAATGGGACATGAAGGAATGAAATCATCATTAATTTCTCGTGAAGTAATTGCAGATTCTATTGAATTAATGGTAAGAGCACATCAATACGATGCACTAGTAGGAATTGCAGGGTGTGATAAGAGCCTTCCAGGTACAATGATGGCAATGGCAAGATTGAATGTTCCATCAGTGTTTGTGTATGGGGGAACTATCATGCCAGGAATGCTTAATGGAGAAGAATTAACAGTTGTAGATGTTTATGAAGCAGTTGGAGCATATGATGCAGGACAGTTATCATTAGAAGGTCTAAAAAATATTGAAAATACTGCATGTCCAAACGAAGGATCCTGTGGAGGAATGTTTACTGCAAATACTATGGCATCAATTTCAGAAGCAATTGGTCTTGCATTACCAGGCAGTGCCAGTCCACCTGCAGAAGATGATAGAAGAGAAAAGATGGTGTATGATACTGGAGTAGCATGTGCAAAAGCACTACAGATGGATATCAGACCAAGAGAAGTTCTTACTTTTGAAGCATTTGAGAATGCAATTACAATGCTAAACTCTGTTGGAGGTTCAACAAATGGAATTTTACATTTGTTAGCACTTGCAAATGAAGTTGGTATCAAATTAACATATGATGATTTTGAAAGAGTTAGAAAAAAGACACCCCACATAGCAGACATGAAACCAGGTGGAAACTATGTTATGAATTCACTTGATAAAATTGGAGGAATTCCATTTGTATTAAAGAAACTACTTGACAAAGGACTCTTAAATGAAAATTGTATTACAATTACTGGAAAGACAATCAAAGAAAATTTGAATGCCATGGTCATGCCACAAACAGAACAACAAATAATCAGACCAATGGAGAACCCACTTCACAATGTTGGAACTGCAGTAATTCTCAAGGGTTCACTTGCACCAGATGGTGCAGTGATAAAGACTGCGGGAGTAGAAATGACAAAATTCACAGGAAAGGCTCGTGTCTTTGATAGAGAAGAATTAGCATTTGAGGCAGTAAAAAGAGGCGATATTGATGAAGGACATGTTGTAGTAATTAGATATGAAGGACCAAAAGGAGGTCCAGGAATGAGAGAGATGCTTGCAACTACTGCAGCACTCGTAGGTCAGGGATTAGGCAAGAAAGTAGCCATGGTTACTGATGGAAGATTCTCAGGAGGAACAAGAGGGTTCATGGTAGGACATGTTGCTCCAGAAGCATATGTCGGTGGACCAATAGCACTTGTAAAAGATGATGATGAAATTACAATAGATACTGAAACTAACATAATTGATCTTCATGTGTCATCTGAAGAATTAGAAAATAGAAGAAAACAATGGAGTCCTCCAAAACCAAATTACACATCAGGGGCTTTAGCAAAATTTGCAACATTAGTTGGTTCTGCAGCTGAAGGTGCTATTACAAAACCTAATCTATAGAAAGTTTTTTCAAATCTAATTTTTCTTGTTCAGCAACATAGATTTTTAGTAATTCTTTCCAAGCTTTTTGAAAATCAGTTGTAAATCTTTTAAATCCTGATGTAGTGGATAAAGAAATTTTTGATTTTGGATTGTAAAATACTTCGGTTATAGAAATGCAATGAACAGCATCATTTCTCACTTCAAATAACCTAGACATGTCTCGGGTAAATTCTGGACCAAATACTTTCCAGTCAAGAAACGTTCTAATTTTTCTGTTAATTGGAACAAGATTAAGAAGGTAAAGTAACTCATTACTATCACTTTCATTTGAATATTTTACAATTCGTAACCGAATAATCTCATCAAACAAGAATGCCATTTTTGAGAATGCAGACAATACGCTATCTCTATTTTTTGAGATAGTCAGTTTAGAGTTAAATCCGTTTTTGATTGAACCTTCATTGATAAAGTAATGTTTGTCTTTGTCAATTAGATATAATCGAATTTTAGGAGAAATGATTTTACTTTTTTTGAGATTTGATAAAAATTTTGAAACACTCATGTGGCAACAAAATCTTATCAATCAATTAAGGATTTGGCAGATTTTCAAGACAAGATGATCAATTTGTCCATAATCTTTATAGATCAGCGATCAGAAGTTCCTCTAGAGATAACAGGTGCAAAAATCGATTATTCTTATCAAATTTCTGTTATCTACTACAGGTCTTCTATGCCTAGAACATCATAGTATGATTTTGGAATCATCTGTTGTGCCTTGAAAAACACATTATTTGCAGCAGCATCAAGAACATAGGTCCTAGCCCAATCATCCTCACTCCTAATAGAACGTCCAAATCCCTGTAGTAGTTTTGTCAATGTTTGAGAGGTATACCAAAGGGGAAATTTGTCCATCTTGGCCTTGATTCTTTTTTCCTTATAGTTAGGGTAGGGAACCTTTGCAATAATCTGAAAACGAGAAAGGTCATCTTTTAGATCAACTCCTTCCCAAAGAGAAGATGAGAGTAAAACCCCAGTAGGATCAGAGGCGTGTTCTGATATTACTTCATCTTGAGTTTTACCATCCTTGTTTTTACTGTGACATATTCTGATTCTACGAGTGTTTTTTGGAGAAAGGTATCTTAGAATTTTTTGACATCTTGGAATAGATGATGTCAAAATTAACCCACGTTCAGTAGAATGTTCATCTAGTATTCGATCAATTGTTTTGATTACTTCTAACTCATCTTCTTCAGTTGAACCATAACTTAATCTCCTAATGTTCAACAGATCAACATTTCTGTTTTCAATTGGGAATGGAGATTTTGGAGTGTCAACAAATGCAACTTCATCTTTTTTCAAACCCATATTTTCACAAAAACTTTGTTTGTCAATTGTAGCAGACATGAAAATTTGATATTCTGTTTCAAAAAACTCGTTTGCAAATTTTGATACATCAATTGGTTTTACAGAAATAGTTCGAAAATTTCCATTCAAATCACGTACAGGATCATTTACAACAAAATTATTTTTGTCTGAAGAAATGTCGATTTTTGCCTGTGCCGCTCTATCATATCTTCTTTCTAATCTTGATATCAATTCATAATCAGGATCATTTTCAAAACCAGGACTTTCTTTGATATCTTTGATTTTTTTTGCATAAGAATATGCAATGTCGTCAGTTAAAGATATCATAGAATCTAAATCAGCAAAATCATACTTGTCTGCATTAAGATTACATTCATCAACTTGTCCAGCAAAGATATCAAATCCTACAAACTGAATAATTTGATCTTCAATTTTATGAGCCTCATCAAAAACAGAGACCTTTCTATCCAAATAATCTTCAAACAGTTTCTTGTTAAATTTCATAATTTGAAAAAATGCATGATAATTCCAAAGAGAGTGTTTGGAGACTAGTGCCTCATATTTTTGAAGATAATAATGACATGACTGGGAATCCTGAGTGTTTTCTTCAACTTGTTTTATTGTAGGTTTGAATTTGCAGGTTTCAATTACTTCTTTACCGTTTTTACTGGTTCTTTCAATACATTCTCCTTTTTCACAGGTTAGTCCCCATCTCATAGCTCTTCTAGAATTGTCTACTTTTTCAGAAGCCATTAATTTTAAACAAGGGAAATTTTGTTTTCCTTTTACAGGTTTGAGAAAAGGTATATCCTTGATGTATTGATCCTGAAGATGTTTTGATGCAGTTACAGTAAACGAACTATCAAAAAATTTAGAAACAGTTGCACCAACTAGAGATTTTCCAACTCCGGTTGGTGCACATAGAACGATTTTCTTGTAGCCCGAGTTAAATTGCTCTTCAATATCTGCAAGAATTTCTTTTTGAATATCTCTAGGAGTGAATTGCTCTGGAAATTTTTCTAAAAGTGACAGGATTGTTATGATTTAGTCTTTATATTAAAAGCATGAAGGTTCTTGTGATATCAATAGTTGTAATCTAGTTTAATATCTAGTAAATACACTATAGATCATGGAATTACTTGATGATAAGATGAGAGTTTGGTTAGAAAGTGCAAAATTTGTAAAACCAAACCCTGGTGTATACGTACTATACAACAGAAGCAAACACCCAATATACATTGGAGAGACCAGTAATCTTGAAGAGACATTTACAAAATATGTAGATACAGATTTTGAAGATAATGAATGCATGAAAAAAACTCAATATTATCAAAGAGTTTTTGAAGATAACCCAAAGGAACTGCAATTACAACTAATTGAACAGTTCAGAAATGAGACGAATGAATTACCTTCCTGTAATTCTGAGATCAAAGTAGAGACACGATAGATTCTTTCAGTGCATTGCACTGAAGACCTACTGGATTAATAGAAAAAATATGAAATTCTCAACATGGGAAACGCAATGATTTATGCAGGTATTGCAATTGGAGTAGCTGCATTGGCTGGAATTATGGTCTATGCACACGATAACCAAGAAAATTATCTTAGAGATGATGCAGTACTAGCACCCGCTGCAGAACAAGGCGCATTTTCATCAGATACTGGAATGGTCCAACTGAATAAAGAACAGTGGCATGAAGATCCATTTGGTGATAGAGCAGCTGAAGTTAGAGCAGCATACGAGTCTGGTGGATAACCCACCAAGTTTCTTTTTATTTTATTTTTCATCATTCTACACCTAATCATTGGAGAAAACAATTAATCTAAGAATGCAGTAATTTAGCAATGCATCAATGCTATTACTGTGAACAGATTTTTGATTCAAAAGAAGCACTATATGACCATGTAGAAGTACATTCAGATGCAGAAAGAAATAAGGAAATAATGGATAGAAAAAAGAAGGCACAAAAAAACTAAATTTTCAGCCTCAATTAAAAAAAATAGAGTAAAGGTAAGAAATAATCACATTCAGGTGGTGATATAACAACTTGGTTTCAAAACAATATGGATTGGGTTGAAGCATTACTTCGTAAATCATGTGACAGAACACTAACCAAAGAAGAAGTCCTTCACAGCCTATTTCACATGATTGAAATTAATGAAAACACTATGCATCAAATTCAGTCAGACAAAAGAGATTTTGGACCAGAGTTAGAAGAACTAAAACAAACTGAGATTAGAGACTTGGACTTCCATCTAAAATATTATCGAAGTTTGGTAAATTACATTAATTCAGTTCATGAAAATAAAATTTTTGAGAATCAGCACTAATCATTCCAAGAAACAGTGTACGCAACAAATGTTTTTGGCAGTGGTTTTTTTGTGCTTATTCCCCATTCTTCTGAAGTGTGACCTGAATTAAGTTCAGATACTTCACCCCAATTGAATTTAGGCAATTTGGCAGTTTCCATATTTTGGCATCAAAAAAATAGATTATAAAAAATCAGTCTGCACTGCAAGACATTATAATTTTAATTCTTCAAATTTCAAAGCATATTCCAACTGTTTTTCTGGATTGTTTCCATAATCAGTAGTTTCATCATATTCTTGTAATCTTTTTTCTAAAATTTGTTGTAATTGCTCTATTTCTTGAGCAATCATTTTTCCAGAATCTTCTTTTGCAAGTTGTTTTCTCTGTTCTTCGTTTTTTCCTCGTGTTGGAAAGTTTTTGCCTTCAAATTTAGTTTGTAAGTTTGAGATATGTTCACGTTTTACTAATTCTGCCAAATCAAAACGCCCTTGTTCATATTTTAGTAATTGATCGCTTGTCTCAGAAGGTCTAACTGAAGACAACAAAGGGCAAAACTCTACAGAAACCTGAATGTTTTTTATTAAAAACAGTATTTCGCTTCCCATTTTTTCAGAATCAACGGTCCAAGTGAATCTATATTTTATCACACTATGAGAATCTGCATATGATGCAGGGTTGTGTTCTGCCTTAAAATCAGACCATTTTAGAGAATAATGTTTTGACCAAAATAGATTCTCATTTTCGCTCATTAGTTAATAATTTGAAAATTTCAGCATAATTAGATTGTGATTCAAGAAGACTTTCCATCACGTCCACTGAATTTTCCAATAGCCTGAGAGGTATCAAATCCTAGCCAAGAATAGTTTTGAGATTCTTGGGCATCGTGAAAATTTTGATGTTCTGTCAATTCCAAATCTCCCCAATCCCCCTCATGAATAAAGGGGCATTTTTCATGAATTCCATTTTTTTTAATTCCTTTGCACGTGATTAACAAGCAAGAATTGTTGTGCTTTAGAACTGAAAAATTTTTTGTTAGAACGGATTTGCCTTGAACAGTCAACAAGAATTCTAGGCTCAAATTGATCAGGCACAAAAATGGATCATTTTTTCAACCCATTTTGATCAAAAATCAAGACACATTTTATTTTAAGAATTTTTGAAGATACTAATCATTACAAATATTGGAAGCAAGGATGATTGCCTGTTTGATATCTGGCCGTAACTCCCAAAGAGTCGATGCAAAAAAGATATCAAACTTGCTTGCTTTCCAAATCTAAACTATTAATTTTAGATAATTTCAACATTTTATGATGAACAGCAAGTTTTACATGTGGATGGGTATATCAGTGGCCGCATTAGCAGTAGGATTCATTCTTTTGTTCGGCTAATCAGATTAACTTTTTTGATTTCAATGATCAATTTTTACATTGTTTTTTTATTTTATCAAGATTCTTAGAAGTAAAGTATTGCCATAGGTGTAGCTGGATGGTTGATAATCGCATTAACGCATCACGGCATTGATTATCAACTTTTATCTGTGGCCAATCAATTAGGGTGAGAGTTTGATGCATAATCAAATTTTTCTTTATCAGAAAACAGTTGGAAATTATTTTTCTCCAAATCCAAAACATCATGAAAAGCAGGACATTCATTATCAATTGAGAATAATTCTTGACATTTTGGACACTGAATAACAACATGATTGCCCCAATCACATTCAATTTCATCAATTAATTCAAAATTAACAGATTCATTACAAATACACTTTACATTTTGAAATTTTTGAAAATCCACAAGAATTAATTTTTAAAATTAAATATAATTTATTAGAAATTAATAATTAAGAAAGATATGACAGAATGCCCTACATGTAAACTTGCAATGGAATCACATTCAACAGCAGAGTTAATGGAATGTTGTATGAAGCAAGTTGGGGATGAATTTACTGAAGATCGAGAGGGAATATGTCCCAATTGTAAACATGACATAAAAAAACACTCTAACAAAGAGCTTGCAGAGTGCACCATAGAGTATCTAAAATCAGGAATTCAATAGGTCTAGTTAACATTAAACAATAGAGAAATTAGGACAAAATATTGAACCAAACAACAAGAGAATTAATTGGAATGTTTTCACCAATGTGGACTAACAAACAAGTTTGGGAATTTGATCAATTAAACGAGGATTTGAGATTTGATGCAATCTATGTAAAACCTCAAGAGTATGAGGATAGTTTATGGAAGTCAAAATCTGCTTATCCAGATTCAGAGATTAGAGATATGGTTGTCAAAACATTTGATCATATGCTAGATGGCGAAGAATTATGGATTTCAAATGTGAATGAGAAGAAAATCGATGAGAAACACATACCATATCTCATGGCAGTCATGGCAGATGTGATGATTGAGGAAGAGATTTGCTTGAATTTTAGAATAGACAATGAGTGTTTTGTTGCAACCATAGATTCAGATGCCGACGTTATTGATTGTAAGGAATTTTTTGAAGAATTTTATCATTTGGCAACAGGTTTCAATTATGATACAGATACTGGAATTCCAGAGGATGAGACTGAAGCTGAAATGTACTTGACAAGACTACAAGAAGAATTCGATGAAAAAATGAAAGCAATTTTGGGAGACAAATATCTGCCAGGAAACAATGATCCGGACACGATTAATGCAAAGTGATTTATCTAAAACACCCAAACATATCTTGAGTAAATATGTCCCAAAAAAGACCATATAGAAAATTTCAAAAGAAAGGTCCTTCATTGAGTATGGAACAAAAAGTAGAGAAGTTCATTTTGAGAAATTCTGAAAATGGTTTTTTTACCAAAGTCACAACTATCCCATACAAATTTGAAATGTCTGAGAGCAAAGCATGGGATGTGGTAGGTGAATTACTCTCAGAAGGGAAAATAGAATCAATACATGATGAAATATCAGGGGAGATGAAATTGTGTAAAGCAGGTCAAGCATATTCTATAATGAATTCAGAACAAAAAAGGAAAAGACAGAAAACAAACAATTTCAAAAAAAAGAAAACAACATAAACATTCAAACAAATATTTATTTTCTAGAATCAGTTCAAAAATGCATGGATGATGAGAATTTACCTGCACAATGTCATCCTGTAATAAAACCAAAAAAGAAAAAGGAAGACAGTAAGAAAAATGATACAGTGTAAATTATGTGGGACCCCATTAGGAAAAGAACCAACTACGGATGAATTAGAAAAACATTGGAAAAAGCATCATAATTGGCATTGGGAATCTAACAAAGACAAATCACCTCAAGAGGCACTATTGAAAAAAAGAGACTGACAACGTCTTGGAATAGTGGTCGTTTATAGCATGCCTAGACCACTAATCGAAGGCGTCACTACTAATACAGGCTCGAAATATAAAAAAACCAACAATCAATTTCCAAACATTTGTTTAAAAAAAATCCAAAATCAAAACTAATGTACACAAAACTTTGCAGACGATTTATCAATTTTGTAATGTATTAATCAACATGAGAGAAGATTTTGCAGAGTATACCAAGTGCACAACATGCGGGAC
This genomic interval carries:
- the ilvD gene encoding dihydroxy-acid dehydratase, which encodes MEEISSRNVVEGTSRAPQRAMYKAMGLDDSDLSKQMIGVCHTGNEATPCNIHLPRLALKAKEGVSDTGATPREFSTIAVSDGIAMGHEGMKSSLISREVIADSIELMVRAHQYDALVGIAGCDKSLPGTMMAMARLNVPSVFVYGGTIMPGMLNGEELTVVDVYEAVGAYDAGQLSLEGLKNIENTACPNEGSCGGMFTANTMASISEAIGLALPGSASPPAEDDRREKMVYDTGVACAKALQMDIRPREVLTFEAFENAITMLNSVGGSTNGILHLLALANEVGIKLTYDDFERVRKKTPHIADMKPGGNYVMNSLDKIGGIPFVLKKLLDKGLLNENCITITGKTIKENLNAMVMPQTEQQIIRPMENPLHNVGTAVILKGSLAPDGAVIKTAGVEMTKFTGKARVFDREELAFEAVKRGDIDEGHVVVIRYEGPKGGPGMREMLATTAALVGQGLGKKVAMVTDGRFSGGTRGFMVGHVAPEAYVGGPIALVKDDDEITIDTETNIIDLHVSSEELENRRKQWSPPKPNYTSGALAKFATLVGSAAEGAITKPNL
- a CDS encoding helicase C-terminal domain-containing protein — protein: MLSLLEKFPEQFTPRDIQKEILADIEEQFNSGYKKIVLCAPTGVGKSLVGATVSKFFDSSFTVTASKHLQDQYIKDIPFLKPVKGKQNFPCLKLMASEKVDNSRRAMRWGLTCEKGECIERTSKNGKEVIETCKFKPTIKQVEENTQDSQSCHYYLQKYEALVSKHSLWNYHAFFQIMKFNKKLFEDYLDRKVSVFDEAHKIEDQIIQFVGFDIFAGQVDECNLNADKYDFADLDSMISLTDDIAYSYAKKIKDIKESPGFENDPDYELISRLERRYDRAAQAKIDISSDKNNFVVNDPVRDLNGNFRTISVKPIDVSKFANEFFETEYQIFMSATIDKQSFCENMGLKKDEVAFVDTPKSPFPIENRNVDLLNIRRLSYGSTEEDELEVIKTIDRILDEHSTERGLILTSSIPRCQKILRYLSPKNTRRIRICHSKNKDGKTQDEVISEHASDPTGVLLSSSLWEGVDLKDDLSRFQIIAKVPYPNYKEKRIKAKMDKFPLWYTSQTLTKLLQGFGRSIRSEDDWARTYVLDAAANNVFFKAQQMIPKSYYDVLGIEDL